The proteins below come from a single Mycobacterium parmense genomic window:
- a CDS encoding ABC transporter ATP-binding protein/permease: protein MNTYRPSINWGDELVGSLVWVASVWAISALCFLLVAVLIARYTVWGAQFWRITGDYFRGAGSLPVWGTLLGLLALVVVAVRIEVLLSYYNNDLYSSLQIAFQGAAAGNAAARNAGIHGFWVAIATFCVIATVHVVRAVVDQYVLQRFIIRWRVWLTDRLVGDWLTGRAYYRGRFIDHTIDNPDQRIQQDIDIFTAGVGPGPDRPGFRTVNTLAFGSVEAVLTVAAFGGILWRLSGPLALFGVSIPRAMFWIVIAYVLGATVVSFFIGHPLIRLSFRNELYNAAFRFALVRLRDSAEAIGLYGGETAEKTYLANRFSAIIENFRRYVRRTVGFMAFNAAVTQTINPLPFVLQAPRVFAGAIRLGDVTQSMRAFIAVQDSLSFFRNSYDSFASYRASILRLNGLIDANRKARDLPELTSGVSDDGALQLSGVEVRTPAGVQLIDPVELRLQAGESLAVVGPSGSGKSTLLRSLAQLWPFASGTVRRPGAEATDVMFVSQLPYVPLGTLRAVVSYPAAAGDFADDALRAALTKVALGHLTDCLDQVEDWAKVLSPGEQQRIAFARIALFRPKAVFLDESTSALDEGQEYALYEMLRADEPDLIVVSVAHRRNVVRRHDRFLHLLGGGAWRLGDIDEWREATPAASGAAD from the coding sequence TTGAACACATATCGGCCATCCATCAACTGGGGGGATGAGCTCGTCGGCTCGCTGGTCTGGGTCGCGAGCGTGTGGGCCATCAGCGCGTTGTGTTTTCTCCTCGTCGCGGTGCTGATCGCCCGATACACCGTTTGGGGCGCGCAGTTCTGGCGGATCACCGGCGACTACTTCCGGGGGGCCGGGAGCCTGCCGGTCTGGGGGACGCTACTCGGGTTGTTGGCCCTTGTGGTGGTCGCGGTGCGCATCGAGGTGCTCCTGAGCTACTACAACAACGACTTGTATTCGTCGCTGCAGATCGCGTTCCAGGGCGCCGCGGCCGGCAACGCCGCGGCGCGCAACGCCGGCATACACGGCTTCTGGGTAGCCATAGCGACGTTCTGCGTGATCGCGACCGTCCACGTCGTCCGGGCGGTGGTTGACCAATACGTGTTGCAGCGGTTCATCATTCGCTGGCGGGTCTGGCTCACCGATCGCCTGGTCGGCGACTGGCTCACGGGACGGGCCTATTACCGCGGCCGCTTCATCGACCACACGATCGACAACCCCGACCAGCGCATCCAACAGGACATCGACATCTTCACGGCGGGGGTCGGTCCGGGGCCCGACCGCCCCGGCTTTCGCACCGTGAACACCTTGGCGTTCGGTTCGGTGGAGGCCGTGCTCACGGTGGCGGCGTTCGGCGGGATCCTGTGGCGATTGTCGGGACCGCTGGCGCTGTTCGGTGTGTCGATCCCCAGGGCGATGTTCTGGATCGTCATCGCTTACGTGCTCGGCGCCACCGTGGTTTCGTTCTTCATCGGGCATCCCTTGATTCGGTTGAGCTTCCGCAACGAGTTGTACAACGCCGCTTTCCGTTTCGCGCTGGTGCGGTTGCGTGACTCCGCGGAGGCGATCGGTCTCTACGGCGGCGAGACGGCCGAAAAGACATATCTTGCGAACCGGTTCTCGGCGATCATCGAGAACTTTCGCCGCTACGTGCGCCGGACGGTGGGGTTCATGGCGTTCAACGCCGCGGTTACCCAGACGATCAACCCGCTGCCGTTCGTCCTGCAGGCGCCGCGGGTGTTCGCCGGGGCGATCAGGCTCGGGGATGTCACGCAGTCGATGCGGGCGTTCATCGCGGTACAGGACTCGTTGTCGTTCTTCCGCAACTCCTATGACTCGTTCGCCAGCTACCGCGCATCGATACTCCGGCTCAACGGCTTGATCGACGCCAACAGGAAGGCCCGTGATCTTCCAGAGCTCACTTCGGGTGTCAGCGACGACGGCGCGCTGCAGCTTTCGGGTGTCGAGGTCCGCACGCCGGCGGGTGTCCAACTGATCGATCCGGTGGAGCTGAGGCTGCAGGCCGGTGAGTCGTTGGCTGTCGTCGGTCCCTCGGGGAGCGGGAAATCGACGCTGCTGCGCAGCCTCGCGCAGCTGTGGCCGTTCGCATCGGGCACGGTGCGCCGCCCGGGTGCAGAGGCCACCGACGTGATGTTCGTATCCCAGCTGCCGTACGTGCCGCTGGGCACCCTGCGCGCAGTGGTGTCCTATCCCGCCGCTGCCGGCGATTTCGCCGATGACGCGCTGCGGGCCGCGTTGACGAAGGTGGCGCTGGGGCATCTGACCGACTGCCTGGACCAGGTCGAGGACTGGGCCAAGGTGCTCTCGCCCGGCGAGCAGCAGCGGATCGCTTTCGCTCGAATCGCGCTCTTCCGGCCCAAGGCGGTGTTTCTGGACGAGTCCACCTCCGCGCTCGACGAGGGGCAGGAGTACGCCCTCTACGAGATGCTGCGCGCCGACGAGCCCGACCTGATCGTGGTGAGCGTGGCCCACCGGCGAAACGTCGTGCGGCGCCACGACCGATTCCTGCACTTGCTGGGCGGGGGTGCGTGGCGGCTGGGGGACATCGACGAGTGGCGCGAGGCGACTCCCGCGGCCTCCGGCGCCGCCGACTGA
- a CDS encoding RyR domain-containing protein, with protein MWSGSVEPIAQAIHQRWRSERIGAGQPAPTWEELDESRKQSSRNHARDIPAKLHAIGCDIAPLGEGGSHDFAFTEGEIESLAAAEHVRWMQERLADGWTAGDNDPGRKTTPYLVPFDQLPPDIADYDRILVREIPQLLASAGLRIVRRPGRLSPIHVESFP; from the coding sequence ATGTGGAGCGGCTCGGTCGAACCGATCGCGCAGGCCATTCACCAGCGTTGGCGCAGCGAACGGATAGGCGCGGGCCAGCCCGCGCCGACGTGGGAAGAGCTGGACGAATCGCGTAAACAATCCAGCCGCAACCATGCGCGGGACATCCCCGCCAAGCTCCACGCCATCGGGTGCGACATCGCGCCACTGGGTGAGGGCGGGTCGCACGACTTCGCCTTCACCGAAGGGGAAATCGAGAGTCTCGCCGCCGCAGAGCACGTTCGCTGGATGCAAGAACGCCTGGCGGACGGTTGGACCGCCGGCGACAACGACCCCGGCCGCAAGACGACCCCGTATCTGGTGCCCTTCGACCAATTGCCGCCCGACATCGCCGACTACGACCGGATCCTGGTCCGCGAGATCCCGCAACTGCTGGCTTCCGCGGGCCTGCGGATCGTCCGGCGGCCGGGGCGGTTGTCGCCGATCCATGTCGAGTCGTTCCCCTAG
- a CDS encoding 5' nucleotidase, NT5C type, with amino-acid sequence MARPGRGSVVLVDMDGVLADFDAAVLDRLPPEIDRVARTHFHLAEDYPEHLAHVELITSHPRFFLELPLVDNALQGWQRLLDAGYRPRICSAPLSRNERSAQSKVAWLRTHFVPRFGEQVVREAIIDKAKYRHDALALIDDRPDVDTNGGAATWRHVVFDRPYNRQSSATLRLRGWDDPDLVEILEAAR; translated from the coding sequence ATGGCAAGGCCTGGCCGCGGTAGCGTCGTCCTGGTCGATATGGACGGCGTCCTGGCCGACTTCGACGCCGCGGTCCTCGACCGGCTTCCGCCGGAGATCGACCGTGTGGCCCGAACCCATTTCCACCTCGCCGAGGACTACCCCGAACACCTCGCACACGTCGAACTGATCACCAGCCACCCACGTTTCTTCCTCGAGCTGCCGCTGGTGGACAACGCGCTGCAGGGTTGGCAGCGCCTGCTCGACGCCGGCTACCGGCCCCGGATCTGCTCGGCGCCGCTGTCCAGGAACGAACGGTCGGCCCAGAGCAAAGTCGCCTGGCTGCGAACACATTTCGTGCCTCGGTTCGGGGAACAGGTAGTCCGGGAGGCGATCATCGACAAGGCCAAATATCGGCACGACGCGCTCGCCCTGATCGACGACAGGCCGGACGTCGACACCAACGGCGGTGCGGCCACGTGGCGTCACGTCGTATTCGACCGTCCCTACAATCGGCAGTCCAGCGCGACCCTACGGCTACGGGGTTGGGATGATCCCGATCTCGTCGAGATTCTGGAAGCCGCGCGCTGA
- a CDS encoding dTMP kinase, producing MATAPWITITGLDGSGKTTLLQTLAEALGGFSFRLPYHSFVRQYLDMSGDGSAFGDVHTDRLLFAADARLTDTLIRQWRRQYPLVLSQRGWMDNFIFGAVQGVSYEQADSLLRPAELQRPSAIIYLTADPDVAYRRIAADENGDKYETPEFIAEQHRQTARFYDCVEAGLPILAPFAGIPATLIDTTAKTTAATYERAREFLAGAVPPSDHRRPQ from the coding sequence GTGGCAACGGCACCGTGGATCACGATCACCGGGCTGGACGGCTCGGGCAAGACGACGCTGCTGCAGACCCTGGCCGAGGCGCTGGGCGGATTCAGTTTCCGGTTGCCCTACCACTCCTTCGTGCGTCAGTACCTGGACATGTCGGGCGACGGGTCGGCGTTCGGCGATGTCCACACGGATCGTCTGTTGTTCGCCGCGGACGCGCGATTGACCGACACCCTGATCCGCCAGTGGCGTCGGCAGTATCCGCTGGTGCTGTCCCAGCGAGGCTGGATGGACAACTTCATTTTCGGCGCGGTGCAAGGCGTCAGCTACGAGCAAGCCGACTCGCTGCTGCGGCCCGCGGAACTCCAGCGCCCCTCGGCCATCATCTACCTGACCGCCGACCCCGACGTCGCCTACCGCCGGATCGCCGCGGACGAGAACGGCGACAAGTACGAGACGCCGGAATTCATCGCCGAGCAGCACCGGCAAACCGCGCGATTCTACGACTGCGTCGAGGCGGGCCTGCCGATCCTGGCGCCCTTCGCGGGCATCCCCGCCACCTTGATCGACACGACGGCGAAGACGACCGCGGCAACCTACGAGCGGGCCCGTGAATTCCTGGCCGGCGCCGTGCCGCCGTCGGACCACCGGCGCCCCCAATGA
- a CDS encoding adenylate/guanylate cyclase domain-containing protein — protein MTADARLAEVDTFFNQGEFFRAYDVATDALQVFPGNVGLAHRAVLSLANAGATALALGKFHELGLDGRPETDVASLLGRLKKDQAFAETGEARSALFREGRALYESAFRTAAAANDPAAYYPAVNAATLALFAGDADAAGRLAGEVLELLAPRMADPAAAGAADRYWVLATALEANLVRGDLDAARGLVDRVVAAAGRDHAAFATTGRQLARIARIKKLDSSVLGAFEPATIVHFLGPTTALSPGQNRGLSAVHAAALAGRIAALLNGMRVGAAYGSLASGADILFAEALLEHGAALNVVLPFAIDDFVAHSVRPAGESWVKRFEACLAAAKTVRFATEDAYLGDDQLFTYGNSLAEGLACLCARHLNAPLTQLRLDGAVDDDASPVKIVSIGPGGIAGKPAPPHRPKVARGRRDTRAMLFGDIHGFSQLTDVQLPAFTEKVMGALGVVTRRHTRHISLINTWGDGIYAVFRDADRAAACALDMQDAMRAVDFGAAGLPETLKLRLGGHLGPVYESVDPITDRPSCYGAHVSRAARIEPITPEGCVYVTETFAAVLALHNAGQFSCDYVGNTEMAKHYGRLRMFLLRRADGKGPAVLGNIERVADIAAVDK, from the coding sequence GTGACCGCCGATGCCCGGCTGGCCGAGGTGGACACCTTCTTCAACCAAGGCGAATTCTTCCGCGCCTACGACGTGGCGACCGACGCGCTGCAAGTGTTTCCCGGCAATGTCGGTCTCGCCCATCGGGCGGTACTCAGCCTCGCCAACGCGGGCGCGACCGCACTTGCGCTCGGCAAGTTCCACGAACTCGGCCTCGACGGCCGGCCGGAGACCGACGTCGCAAGCCTGCTGGGCCGGCTGAAGAAAGACCAGGCCTTCGCCGAGACGGGCGAGGCCCGCTCGGCGCTGTTTCGCGAGGGCCGCGCCCTCTATGAGAGCGCCTTCCGCACGGCCGCCGCCGCAAACGACCCGGCGGCCTATTACCCGGCCGTCAATGCCGCCACCCTGGCCCTGTTCGCCGGTGACGCCGACGCGGCCGGCCGGCTCGCCGGCGAGGTGCTCGAACTTCTCGCGCCGCGCATGGCCGACCCGGCCGCGGCCGGTGCCGCCGATCGCTATTGGGTGCTGGCGACGGCACTCGAGGCCAATCTGGTCAGGGGCGACCTCGACGCGGCGCGCGGGCTGGTCGACCGGGTGGTCGCAGCTGCCGGCCGCGATCACGCCGCCTTCGCCACCACCGGCCGGCAACTCGCGCGCATCGCCCGGATCAAGAAGCTCGACTCCAGCGTGCTCGGCGCTTTCGAGCCGGCCACCATCGTCCATTTCCTCGGCCCGACAACCGCGCTGTCGCCCGGTCAGAACAGGGGGCTTTCGGCGGTGCACGCGGCAGCGCTCGCCGGTCGGATTGCCGCTCTGCTCAACGGGATGCGGGTCGGCGCCGCCTATGGCTCGCTGGCCTCCGGCGCCGACATACTGTTCGCCGAGGCGCTACTCGAACACGGCGCGGCCCTCAACGTCGTTCTGCCCTTCGCCATCGACGACTTCGTCGCACATTCGGTGCGCCCGGCGGGTGAGTCCTGGGTCAAGCGCTTCGAGGCCTGTCTGGCCGCGGCCAAGACGGTGCGCTTTGCGACGGAGGACGCGTATCTGGGCGACGATCAGCTCTTCACCTACGGCAACAGCCTGGCGGAGGGCCTGGCCTGCCTCTGCGCCCGCCATCTGAATGCCCCGTTGACGCAACTGAGGCTGGACGGCGCCGTCGACGACGACGCGAGCCCGGTCAAAATCGTGTCGATCGGCCCGGGCGGCATCGCCGGAAAGCCTGCGCCGCCGCACCGTCCGAAGGTTGCCCGGGGACGCCGCGACACACGAGCGATGCTGTTCGGCGACATTCACGGCTTCAGCCAACTGACCGACGTTCAGCTTCCGGCATTCACCGAGAAGGTGATGGGCGCGCTGGGCGTCGTAACGCGCCGCCACACGCGGCACATTTCGTTGATAAATACCTGGGGCGACGGCATTTACGCGGTCTTTCGCGATGCCGACCGCGCCGCCGCCTGCGCACTTGACATGCAGGACGCGATGCGCGCGGTCGACTTCGGGGCGGCCGGACTGCCCGAGACCCTCAAGTTGCGCCTCGGTGGTCACCTGGGGCCGGTCTATGAGTCGGTCGATCCGATCACCGACCGTCCCAGTTGTTATGGAGCCCACGTCAGTCGCGCCGCCCGCATCGAGCCGATCACACCGGAAGGCTGTGTCTATGTCACGGAGACGTTCGCAGCCGTGCTGGCGCTGCACAATGCCGGTCAGTTCTCGTGCGACTACGTCGGCAATACGGAGATGGCCAAGCACTACGGCCGGCTCCGGATGTTCCTGCTCCGCCGCGCCGACGGCAAAGGCCCAGCCGTACTGGGGAATATCGAGAGGGTCGCGGACATCGCCGCGGTCGACAAGTGA
- a CDS encoding nSTAND1 domain-containing NTPase, whose translation MARIFLSHSSVDNALAVGLRDWLKDEGWDDVFLDLDPDRGITAGERWERALNDAAARCEAVLFLVTGAWLRSHWCLKELQLARKLDKRLFGVLLDTFEPADLPAELSDSWQVVDLASGRDHRQFRVTLPRTQEECHVTFSREGLKRLRRGLVKAGLDPRFFEWPPPGDEDRAPYRGLRALEADDAGIFFGRDGPIFEALDLLRGMREESAPRLMVLLGASGAGKSSFLRAGLFARIARYDRDFLPLPIVRPQRAAITGETGLLRALEVARRSARISLSRNELRAAVNEGALSLRPVLRDLVVAATPETGESDAPTRPPALVLSIDQGEELFRAEGHAESDQLLALLQELLGDTTLALIVVIAIRSDSYSQLQEAKALEDVRKVPFDLGPMPRGSYAEVIKGPATRLAETTRPLRIDDPLVTTLLGDIEAGVAKDALPLLSFTLERLYLENEGTRSLTVADYRSLGGIQGSIEEAVEQALAAETSAPTPDDLAARLALLRRGLIPWLADIDPDTGAPRRRVARLSEIPADCRPLLQNLVEQRLLTIDLARTGETTIEPAHEALLRQWSQLGSWLTEDAALLAVLDGVKCSARDWVKAGRSAAWLVHAADRLAAAERLSQRPDLAANLDGSDSEYLSACRTAENERIDAERRKREAELAATRTLAAAEKDAKEAAEARAAEAHAHTVVLRRRSRVLRAVLAATVLVAVVAVIASFQEVKEQRLAHRNAQDAAVQKLVSQARASLGTAGNAVTATAANTGDDVKAFQELLAANALATRPDDEPLLDALVKRSSTDLIVNGSTPVVGVAVAEAGHRLAVADRDGLRIWDTSAAQWLENLRNGACATTRLEPNRESFGCRFLPAAAEHLTTVAVSADGRVVAAGTEEGTVQVWNITDPQPMPRSDPQAHQGRVSGVALSRDGRLLASSGVDGFVDLSNSDGTGAVRMGWKPAGAVFTVAFDHAADRLAAGGADGSLRIWDVAKVAPGETNPPVVTQPDAHRDGVMSVAFSPDDHLVASGGADNTVSLWDSERLGRQWQSPTHGAQGHTAAVTSVAFNAEGTKLVSGSNDKTVQLWDVARRQRIGDPLIGHQGLVLSVAMTGDEIISGGNEHALRFWNAVIGQPHQEPLVGHAGPVTSVAMGPGGSRIASAGVDGAVVLWDPYTGTQIKKMPGSAGVITRVAFEHAGDTVVSGSADGKIRLWNTTSDAVGILDSRLPITAIAVSPDDHLLASAAIDGQVTLWELPSGRPRPLENKDHAIVFDVAFSPRGDRLASGGVTGSVRLWDLDGHEVWEKNAAAELPQPFSNEHHLAAGRPGEVLGVAFSPDGRRLATGSTDWGTANLAAAVGVIQRWDADTGTPLRGPAQIGDAVMGLAFTSQSTDPSQDLIVAGSFDPYDVRLWTADGASQYTFTGHQAQVVSVAVSPDTAFIVSGSVDGTVRIWPNPNPRRVSPAEALCAKLATTMSEKNWQSWVSPQIPYRGLCPGLRPTPKEVQD comes from the coding sequence ATGGCCCGCATCTTTCTGAGCCACTCCAGCGTCGACAACGCCCTCGCCGTCGGTCTGCGCGACTGGCTCAAGGATGAAGGCTGGGACGACGTATTCCTCGACCTCGACCCCGACCGGGGCATCACCGCGGGAGAGCGTTGGGAGCGCGCGCTCAACGACGCGGCAGCCCGTTGCGAAGCCGTGCTGTTCTTGGTGACCGGGGCGTGGCTGCGATCGCACTGGTGTCTCAAAGAACTTCAACTCGCCCGGAAGTTGGACAAGCGCCTGTTCGGCGTGCTGCTCGATACCTTCGAACCCGCCGACCTGCCTGCCGAGCTGAGCGACTCCTGGCAAGTCGTCGATCTGGCTTCGGGACGCGATCACCGCCAGTTCCGCGTCACGCTGCCGCGGACCCAGGAGGAATGCCACGTCACCTTCTCGCGCGAAGGCCTCAAGCGGCTGCGCCGCGGCCTGGTCAAGGCGGGCCTGGACCCGCGGTTTTTCGAGTGGCCGCCCCCCGGCGACGAGGACCGTGCGCCGTATCGGGGCCTGCGGGCGCTGGAGGCCGACGACGCCGGGATCTTCTTCGGCCGTGACGGCCCGATCTTCGAAGCGCTCGACCTGCTGCGCGGAATGCGCGAGGAGTCGGCGCCGCGGCTCATGGTGCTCCTGGGGGCCTCCGGCGCAGGCAAATCGTCCTTTCTGCGCGCCGGTCTGTTCGCGCGAATAGCCCGCTACGACAGGGACTTTCTGCCCCTGCCGATCGTGCGGCCGCAGCGGGCGGCCATCACCGGCGAGACCGGCTTGCTGCGGGCGCTGGAGGTCGCGCGGCGATCCGCGCGGATCAGCCTGTCGCGCAACGAACTTCGAGCCGCGGTGAACGAGGGTGCTCTGTCGCTGCGGCCGGTCCTGCGAGACCTCGTCGTCGCGGCGACACCGGAGACGGGCGAGAGTGACGCCCCGACCAGGCCGCCCGCACTGGTCCTGTCGATCGACCAGGGCGAGGAGCTGTTCCGCGCCGAAGGCCATGCGGAGTCGGATCAACTCCTGGCCCTGCTCCAGGAGTTGCTCGGCGACACCACACTCGCGCTGATCGTGGTGATCGCGATCAGATCCGACTCCTATTCCCAACTGCAGGAAGCCAAGGCCCTCGAGGATGTGCGCAAAGTCCCCTTCGATCTCGGGCCCATGCCGCGGGGCTCCTATGCCGAGGTGATCAAGGGCCCCGCGACCAGACTGGCGGAGACGACGCGGCCGTTGAGAATCGACGACCCGCTCGTCACGACACTTCTCGGCGACATCGAGGCCGGGGTCGCCAAGGACGCGCTGCCGCTGCTCAGCTTCACGCTGGAACGTCTGTACCTCGAGAACGAAGGGACCCGAAGCCTCACCGTCGCCGATTACCGCAGCCTGGGTGGTATCCAGGGCTCGATCGAAGAAGCCGTCGAGCAGGCGCTCGCCGCCGAGACGTCCGCGCCCACCCCCGACGATCTGGCGGCCCGACTGGCGCTGCTGCGCCGCGGGCTCATTCCGTGGCTTGCCGACATCGACCCCGACACCGGCGCGCCACGGCGTCGCGTAGCCCGGCTGTCGGAGATCCCGGCCGATTGCCGGCCGCTCCTGCAGAACCTCGTCGAACAGCGGCTGTTGACAATCGATCTGGCCCGCACCGGCGAAACGACCATCGAGCCGGCCCATGAGGCACTGCTTCGGCAGTGGAGCCAGCTGGGAAGCTGGCTGACCGAGGATGCCGCATTGCTGGCCGTACTGGACGGCGTCAAATGTTCGGCGCGCGACTGGGTCAAGGCCGGCCGCAGCGCCGCATGGCTCGTGCACGCGGCGGACCGACTCGCGGCCGCCGAGCGGCTCAGTCAACGGCCGGATCTCGCAGCGAATCTCGACGGTTCCGACAGCGAGTATCTCTCCGCCTGCCGCACCGCCGAGAACGAACGGATCGACGCCGAGAGGCGAAAGCGTGAGGCCGAACTCGCGGCCACCAGAACGCTCGCTGCCGCCGAGAAGGACGCCAAGGAAGCAGCCGAGGCCCGCGCCGCCGAAGCCCACGCCCACACCGTGGTTCTGCGCAGGCGTTCGCGCGTGTTGCGCGCCGTGCTGGCGGCGACGGTGCTGGTCGCGGTGGTGGCCGTGATCGCGTCGTTCCAGGAGGTCAAAGAGCAGCGTTTGGCGCACCGCAACGCCCAGGACGCGGCGGTCCAGAAGCTGGTCTCCCAGGCCCGGGCGAGCCTGGGCACTGCGGGCAACGCCGTCACGGCGACCGCCGCCAACACCGGCGACGATGTGAAGGCGTTCCAGGAGCTGTTGGCGGCCAACGCTTTAGCCACACGCCCCGATGACGAACCCCTTCTCGACGCCCTCGTCAAACGATCCAGCACGGACCTCATCGTCAACGGTTCCACCCCGGTGGTCGGTGTCGCGGTCGCCGAAGCGGGCCACCGGCTGGCCGTGGCCGACCGGGACGGTCTGCGCATCTGGGACACCAGCGCCGCGCAGTGGCTGGAGAATCTGCGCAACGGCGCGTGCGCGACGACCCGTCTCGAACCGAACCGTGAGAGTTTCGGCTGCCGGTTCCTGCCCGCGGCGGCAGAGCACCTGACGACTGTCGCCGTCAGCGCCGACGGCCGCGTCGTGGCGGCCGGCACTGAGGAGGGGACCGTCCAGGTCTGGAACATCACCGACCCGCAGCCCATGCCGCGCTCGGACCCGCAGGCCCACCAGGGACGCGTTAGCGGCGTCGCGTTGAGCCGCGACGGCCGACTGCTCGCCTCTTCCGGTGTCGACGGATTCGTCGACCTGTCGAACTCCGACGGCACCGGCGCGGTCCGGATGGGCTGGAAACCCGCCGGAGCGGTCTTCACGGTGGCCTTCGACCACGCCGCGGACAGACTGGCCGCCGGCGGAGCCGACGGATCTCTGCGCATCTGGGACGTCGCCAAGGTGGCGCCCGGGGAAACCAACCCGCCCGTGGTCACACAACCGGACGCGCACCGCGACGGCGTCATGAGCGTGGCGTTCAGCCCGGATGACCACCTCGTCGCTTCCGGTGGCGCCGACAACACGGTCTCGTTGTGGGACAGCGAGCGACTGGGCCGGCAGTGGCAGTCACCGACACACGGAGCCCAGGGGCACACGGCGGCGGTGACCAGCGTCGCCTTCAACGCGGAAGGCACCAAGCTGGTCTCGGGCAGCAACGACAAGACGGTCCAGCTGTGGGACGTCGCGCGGCGGCAACGCATCGGCGATCCCCTGATCGGACATCAGGGACTGGTCCTGAGCGTGGCAATGACCGGTGACGAAATCATCAGCGGCGGAAACGAACACGCGCTGCGCTTCTGGAACGCCGTGATCGGTCAGCCACATCAGGAACCCCTGGTCGGGCATGCGGGTCCCGTGACAAGCGTGGCCATGGGTCCCGGTGGCAGCCGGATCGCGTCGGCGGGCGTGGACGGCGCGGTCGTCCTGTGGGACCCCTACACCGGAACACAGATCAAGAAAATGCCCGGATCTGCGGGTGTCATCACCCGCGTCGCCTTCGAGCACGCCGGCGACACGGTCGTCTCCGGCAGCGCCGACGGGAAGATCCGGCTGTGGAACACGACCAGCGACGCCGTCGGGATCCTCGATTCGCGACTGCCGATCACCGCCATCGCCGTGAGCCCCGACGATCATCTGCTGGCCTCCGCGGCGATCGACGGGCAGGTCACGCTCTGGGAGCTTCCGTCCGGGCGTCCCAGGCCGCTCGAAAATAAGGACCATGCAATCGTTTTCGATGTCGCATTCAGTCCGCGCGGCGACCGGTTGGCCTCCGGCGGCGTTACTGGGAGCGTGCGCCTCTGGGACCTGGACGGCCACGAGGTCTGGGAGAAGAACGCCGCGGCCGAGCTGCCGCAACCGTTCAGCAACGAACACCATCTGGCGGCGGGACGACCGGGCGAGGTACTGGGGGTCGCCTTCAGTCCCGACGGCCGACGGCTGGCGACCGGGAGCACCGACTGGGGCACAGCCAACCTCGCGGCGGCCGTCGGGGTGATCCAACGTTGGGATGCCGACACCGGCACGCCCCTGAGAGGTCCCGCGCAAATCGGCGACGCAGTGATGGGCCTCGCCTTCACCTCTCAATCAACCGACCCCTCCCAGGACCTCATCGTGGCCGGCAGCTTCGACCCTTACGACGTCCGGCTGTGGACCGCTGACGGCGCAAGCCAGTACACGTTCACCGGGCACCAGGCGCAGGTGGTCAGCGTCGCGGTCAGCCCCGACACCGCTTTCATCGTCTCCGGCAGCGTCGACGGCACGGTGCGAATCTGGCCGAACCCGAATCCCCGCAGGGTATCTCCCGCAGAAGCGCTGTGCGCCAAGCTGGCCACGACGATGAGCGAAAAGAACTGGCAGTCGTGGGTGTCGCCGCAGATTCCTTATCGTGGGTTGTGTCCCGGACTGCGGCCCACCCCAAAAGAAGTGCAGGATTAG
- a CDS encoding class A beta-lactamase-related serine hydrolase, which translates to MVAALLGIGVVTAVLVADNGVRPGSLAALVGDFPELQSSVDASIGIALTPVGGRGAALELGEWRSGPAWSTMKVPLVIAALRDEDRPVVSDEMTVAITQSDNAAAEAIWAGLGDPPTAAGKVEAVLSETGDPTRVQFRRVRPEYSAFGQTDWSLPDQATFLAAAACDHRDAAVFALMGRIEPDQRWGLGTIAGTPFKGGWGPSPAHRYLQRQMGVITTPAGSSAVALAAEPHSGASVDGISALNRIAAWLRDHLVMLPRGHCPG; encoded by the coding sequence TTGGTCGCGGCGCTTCTCGGAATCGGCGTCGTCACCGCCGTGCTGGTTGCCGACAACGGTGTCAGGCCCGGCAGTCTCGCGGCTCTCGTCGGTGACTTTCCGGAATTGCAGAGCAGCGTCGATGCCTCGATCGGCATCGCACTGACGCCCGTCGGCGGGCGGGGCGCGGCGCTCGAACTGGGGGAGTGGCGCAGCGGCCCGGCCTGGTCGACGATGAAGGTGCCGTTGGTGATCGCCGCGCTGCGCGACGAGGACAGGCCGGTCGTCTCCGACGAAATGACCGTAGCCATCACGCAGTCGGATAACGCCGCGGCCGAAGCGATCTGGGCCGGCCTGGGGGACCCGCCGACCGCCGCCGGCAAGGTGGAAGCCGTCCTGTCCGAAACAGGCGATCCCACCCGCGTCCAATTCCGCAGAGTGCGCCCGGAGTACAGCGCGTTCGGACAGACAGACTGGTCGCTGCCCGACCAGGCGACGTTCTTGGCGGCGGCGGCGTGCGATCACCGCGACGCGGCGGTTTTCGCGCTGATGGGCCGGATCGAACCCGACCAGCGCTGGGGTCTCGGCACGATCGCCGGGACACCGTTCAAGGGAGGGTGGGGGCCGTCCCCCGCGCACAGATACCTCCAGCGCCAGATGGGTGTGATCACCACCCCGGCAGGTTCGAGCGCGGTGGCCCTGGCCGCCGAACCTCACTCGGGCGCTTCGGTCGACGGCATCAGCGCCCTCAACCGGATCGCCGCCTGGCTGCGCGATCACCTCGTGATGCTGCCCCGTGGGCATTGCCCCGGGTGA